The Solanum lycopersicum chromosome 9, SLM_r2.1 genome window below encodes:
- the LOC101248812 gene encoding kinesin-like protein KIN-5D isoform X1 translates to MDTPKSNHQRRGSSSPFLMSQTLWSSTEKTCRSGLIRSNDEKGVNVKVVLRCRPPNEDEMKMKGPLVISCDELKQEVTATLNTTTKQINKSFLFDKVCGPSTQQKDFYDQSVAPLVNEALEGYTCTIFAYGQTGTGKTYTMEGEAIKEKNGEFHKNAGVIPRAVQEIFDILESQKAEYTMKVAYIEIYNEEITDLLSLDEESKPIDEKQGKPLALMEDGKGAVFIRGLEEVTVSTADEIYKILEKGSANKHTAETLLNKQSNRSHSIFSITLHVKECTQEGLELLKCGKLNLVDLAGSENILRSGAKEGRAREAGEINKSLLTLGRVINALVDHSGHVPYRDSKLTRFLRDSLGGKTKTCIIATVSPSIQCLEETLSTLEYANRAKQIKNRPEVNQKLTKSALIKDLYVEMDCLKQELHATREKNGIYIPQDRYLSEEAAHKAIVEKLKFTELDLESKNKKLIELQDLYDNQQQLTADLTEQLQRTRRELKKAEQAFYDLEAQNRRAKEVIQEKDSLVSDLIKSEKEMTNKALEFRAEVENAESEISSLFAKIEKGNSREERNRILVQSYRSKLTQQLEILKRKTANSVSKQEQQLNVILEDMQSFLATKRRATDELKVQLQKLKDNYNSDIQNLAVPARDLHENSQLALSKVNSAISKHSSAFTDLVGKISADVNAILNGLQGNIRELEVKINAFVRQEQQYQTRRYHEIQVTSEVLLNFFKTLNTCISKLRLMDEKSQSINDQQLCALEEKFEELAASEEHQLIEKVAELILASNTKKKRLVQTAVNDLRECSNIKTRNLNAEFSDIQDCANSAYEEWTNYIESTEAHHIEDSTRLEFWKSSLAGNIDCCLTKSKGIEDGWRNAQESLHSQETRTINSIDSIVKSAMESNGKIGSQFSSTVTSILEETSISKRNLLFVMEIAVGLLKLDHDECEKICSLIHPCVEDMKQMKDSHSSEVSEIAENAGKVLTDEYKVDELSSSTLRRKRVNVPSRESIENLRTPFLEESLKSFQGNGIANRANRNVNATKGG, encoded by the exons ACTCAGCAAAAGGACTTCTATGATCAGTCTGTGGCTCCTCTTGTTAATGAGGCGCTCGAAGGATATACTTGTACTATTTTTGCTTATGGCCAAACTGGAACAGGAAAAACTTATACAATGGAAGGGGAAGCAATTAAAGAGAAG AATGGGGAGTTTCACAAGAATGCTGGAGTAATACCTAGAGCAGTCCAAGAGATTTTTGACATTTTGGAGTCTCAAAAGGCTGAGTACACTATGAAAGTTGCATATATAGAAATTTATAATGAGGAGATAACAGATCTTCTTTCCCTGGACGAGGAATCAAAACCGATAGATGAGAAGCAGGGAAAGCCGTTAGCTCTTATGGAGGATGGAAAAGGCGCAGTTTTCATTAGAGGTTTAGAAGAGGTGACAGTATCAACTGCAGatgaaatatacaaaattttggAGAAAGGGTCTGCTAATAAGCATACAGCTGAAACGCTACTTAATAAACAAAGCAATAGGTCTCATTCGATATTTTCCATCACCTTACATGTTAAGGAATGTACTCAAGAGGGACTAGAGCTGTTAAAGTGTGGAAAACTGAATCTTGTTGACCTAGCTGGATCCGAGAACATTTTACGTTCTGGTGCAAAAGAG GGAAGAGCAAGGGAGGCTGGCGAGATAAATAAAAGCTTGCTTACCTTGGGCAGGGTCATCAATGCTTTGGTTGATCACTCTGGACATGTTCCATACAG GGATAGCAAGTTGACAAGGTTTCTGAGGGATTCGTTAGGAGGAAAAACAAAGACATGCATAATTGCCACAGTTTCACCGTCCATCCAGTGCTTGGAAGAGACTCTCAGTACTCTAGAATATGCTAATCGTGCCAAGCAAATTAAAAACAGGCCAGAG GTTAACCAGAAGCTGACAAAATCTGCCCTAATCAAAGATTTGTATGTGGAGATGGACTGCCTAAAGCAAG AATTACATGCAACGAGGGAGAAGAATGGAATCTACATACCTCAAGATCGTTACCTGAGTGAAGAAGCAGCTCATAAG GCGATAGTTGAGAAACTGAAGTTCACAGAACTTGATTTAGAGTCCAAAAATAAG AAACTGATAGAGCTTCAGGATCTTTATGATAATCAGCAACAACTGACAGCAGATTTAACTGAACAACTTCAGAGAACTCGG AGAGAACTAAAGAAAGCAGAACAAGCTTTCTATGATCTAGAAGCTCAAAATAGGCGAGCGAAAGAAGTGATTCAAGAGAAGGATTCTCTAGTATCCGACCTCATTAAATCTG AAAAGGAAATGACTAATAAAGCACTTGAGTTTCGAGCTGAAGTAGAGAATGCAGAATCAGAGATATCCAGCTTGTTCGCCAAAATTG AAAAAGGCAACAGTAGAGAGGAAAGAAACAGAATCCTTGTGCAAAGCTACCGCAGCAAATTAACTCAGCAGCTTGaaattttaaagagaaaaacaGCAAATTCTGTAAGCAAACAAGAGCAGCAATTGAATGTAATATTAGAAGATATGCAATCCTTCTTAGCTACTAAAAGAAGG GCTACAGATGAATTGAAGGTTCAGCTCCAGAAGCTGAAAGACAATTATAACTCCGATATCCAGAATTTAGCTGTTCCAGCCCGAGATCTTCATGAAAATTCTCAGCTAGCTTTAAGCAAAGTGAATTCAGCAATATCAAAGCATTCTTCTGCTTTTACAGAT CTTGTTGGAAAGATTTCCGCTGATGTTAATGCTATACTCAACGGTCTGCAAGGTAATATTCGGGAACTTGAGGTGAAGATAAATGCCTTTGTGCGACAAGAGCAACAG TATCAAACAAGAAGATATCATGAAATTCAAGTTACCTCTGAAGTTCTCCTCAACTTTTTCAAGACCTTGAATACATGTATTTCAAAATTGAGACTAATGGATGAAAAATCACAATCAATTAATGATCAGCAACTCTGTGCTCTTGAGGAGAAGTTTGAG GAGCTGGCTGCAAGTGAAGAACATCAACTCATAGAAAAAGTTGCAGAGCTTATATTAGCTTCCAATACTAAGAAGAAAAGGCTG GTTCAAACAGCAGTCAATGACCTTAGAGAGTGCTCTAATATCAAAACCAGAAATCTAAATGCTGAGTTCTCAGACATACAAGATTGTGCTAATTCTGCCTATGAAGAGTGGACAAACTACATTGAAAGCACAGAAGCCCATCATATCGAGGATTCAACTAGATTGGAATTTTGGAAAAGTAGCCTAGCAGGAAACATCGATTGCTG CTTAACAAAATCAAAGGGGATCGAAGATGGATGGAGAAATGCCCAAGAATCCCTTCATTCCCAAGAAACAAGAACCATCAACTCAATCGATTCTATTGTTAA GAGTGCTATGGAATCTAATGGAAAGATCGGCTCTCAATTTTCCTCCACCGTGACTTCCATACTAGAAGAAACATCTATTTCCAAGAGGAATCTTCTTTTTGTTATGGAAA TTGCTGTAGGTTTGCTGAAACTTGATCATGATGAATGTGAGAAGATCTGTTCACTTATTCATCCTTGTGTTGAGGATATGAAACAGATGAAAGACAGTCATTCATCCGAAGTATCAGAGATAGCGGAAAATGCAGGAAAAGTATTGACAGATGAGTATAAG GTTGATGAACTGTCAAGCTCAACCCTGAGGAGGAAAAGAGTTAACGTGCCAAGTAGGGAATCTATTGAAAATCTCAGAACTCCTTTTCTCGAAGAGTCACTCAAGTCATTTCAAGGCAATGGAATAGCAAACAGAGCTAACAGAAATGTTAATGCAACCAAAGGTGGATGA
- the LOC101248812 gene encoding kinesin-like protein KIN-5D isoform X2: MDTPKSNHQRRGSSSPFLMSQTLWSSTEKTCRSGLIRSNDEKGVNVKVVLRCRPPNEDEMKMKGPLVISCDELKQEVTATLNTTTKQINKSFLFDKVCGPSTQQKDFYDQSVAPLVNEALEGYTCTIFAYGQTGTGKTYTMEGEAIKEKNGEFHKNAGVIPRAVQEIFDILESQKAEYTMKVAYIEIYNEEITDLLSLDEESKPIDEKQGKPLALMEDGKGAVFIRGLEEVTVSTADEIYKILEKGSANKHTAETLLNKQSNRSHSIFSITLHVKECTQEGLELLKCGKLNLVDLAGSENILRSGAKEGRAREAGEINKSLLTLGRVINALVDHSGHVPYRDSKLTRFLRDSLGGKTKTCIIATVSPSIQCLEETLSTLEYANRAKQIKNRPEVNQKLTKSALIKDLYVEMDCLKQELHATREKNGIYIPQDRYLSEEAAHKAIVEKLKFTELDLESKNKKLIELQDLYDNQQQLTADLTEQLQRTRRELKKAEQAFYDLEAQNRRAKEVIQEKDSLVSDLIKSEKEMTNKALEFRAEVENAESEISSLFAKIEKGNSREERNRILVQSYRSKLTQQLEILKRKTANSVSKQEQQLNVILEDMQSFLATKRRATDELKVQLQKLKDNYNSDIQNLAVPARDLHENSQLALSKVNSAISKHSSAFTDLVGKISADVNAILNGLQGNIRELEVKINAFVRQEQQYQTRRYHEIQVTSEVLLNFFKTLNTCISKLRLMDEKSQSINDQQLCALEEKFEELAASEEHQLIEKVAELILASNTKKKRLVQTAVNDLRECSNIKTRNLNAEFSDIQDCANSAYEEWTNYIESTEAHHIEDSTRLEFWKSSLAGNIDCCLTKSKGIEDGWRNAQESLHSQETRTINSIDSIVKSAMESNGKIGSQFSSTVTSILEETSISKRNLLFVMESLLKLDHDECEKICSLIHPCVEDMKQMKDSHSSEVSEIAENAGKVLTDEYKVDELSSSTLRRKRVNVPSRESIENLRTPFLEESLKSFQGNGIANRANRNVNATKGG, encoded by the exons ACTCAGCAAAAGGACTTCTATGATCAGTCTGTGGCTCCTCTTGTTAATGAGGCGCTCGAAGGATATACTTGTACTATTTTTGCTTATGGCCAAACTGGAACAGGAAAAACTTATACAATGGAAGGGGAAGCAATTAAAGAGAAG AATGGGGAGTTTCACAAGAATGCTGGAGTAATACCTAGAGCAGTCCAAGAGATTTTTGACATTTTGGAGTCTCAAAAGGCTGAGTACACTATGAAAGTTGCATATATAGAAATTTATAATGAGGAGATAACAGATCTTCTTTCCCTGGACGAGGAATCAAAACCGATAGATGAGAAGCAGGGAAAGCCGTTAGCTCTTATGGAGGATGGAAAAGGCGCAGTTTTCATTAGAGGTTTAGAAGAGGTGACAGTATCAACTGCAGatgaaatatacaaaattttggAGAAAGGGTCTGCTAATAAGCATACAGCTGAAACGCTACTTAATAAACAAAGCAATAGGTCTCATTCGATATTTTCCATCACCTTACATGTTAAGGAATGTACTCAAGAGGGACTAGAGCTGTTAAAGTGTGGAAAACTGAATCTTGTTGACCTAGCTGGATCCGAGAACATTTTACGTTCTGGTGCAAAAGAG GGAAGAGCAAGGGAGGCTGGCGAGATAAATAAAAGCTTGCTTACCTTGGGCAGGGTCATCAATGCTTTGGTTGATCACTCTGGACATGTTCCATACAG GGATAGCAAGTTGACAAGGTTTCTGAGGGATTCGTTAGGAGGAAAAACAAAGACATGCATAATTGCCACAGTTTCACCGTCCATCCAGTGCTTGGAAGAGACTCTCAGTACTCTAGAATATGCTAATCGTGCCAAGCAAATTAAAAACAGGCCAGAG GTTAACCAGAAGCTGACAAAATCTGCCCTAATCAAAGATTTGTATGTGGAGATGGACTGCCTAAAGCAAG AATTACATGCAACGAGGGAGAAGAATGGAATCTACATACCTCAAGATCGTTACCTGAGTGAAGAAGCAGCTCATAAG GCGATAGTTGAGAAACTGAAGTTCACAGAACTTGATTTAGAGTCCAAAAATAAG AAACTGATAGAGCTTCAGGATCTTTATGATAATCAGCAACAACTGACAGCAGATTTAACTGAACAACTTCAGAGAACTCGG AGAGAACTAAAGAAAGCAGAACAAGCTTTCTATGATCTAGAAGCTCAAAATAGGCGAGCGAAAGAAGTGATTCAAGAGAAGGATTCTCTAGTATCCGACCTCATTAAATCTG AAAAGGAAATGACTAATAAAGCACTTGAGTTTCGAGCTGAAGTAGAGAATGCAGAATCAGAGATATCCAGCTTGTTCGCCAAAATTG AAAAAGGCAACAGTAGAGAGGAAAGAAACAGAATCCTTGTGCAAAGCTACCGCAGCAAATTAACTCAGCAGCTTGaaattttaaagagaaaaacaGCAAATTCTGTAAGCAAACAAGAGCAGCAATTGAATGTAATATTAGAAGATATGCAATCCTTCTTAGCTACTAAAAGAAGG GCTACAGATGAATTGAAGGTTCAGCTCCAGAAGCTGAAAGACAATTATAACTCCGATATCCAGAATTTAGCTGTTCCAGCCCGAGATCTTCATGAAAATTCTCAGCTAGCTTTAAGCAAAGTGAATTCAGCAATATCAAAGCATTCTTCTGCTTTTACAGAT CTTGTTGGAAAGATTTCCGCTGATGTTAATGCTATACTCAACGGTCTGCAAGGTAATATTCGGGAACTTGAGGTGAAGATAAATGCCTTTGTGCGACAAGAGCAACAG TATCAAACAAGAAGATATCATGAAATTCAAGTTACCTCTGAAGTTCTCCTCAACTTTTTCAAGACCTTGAATACATGTATTTCAAAATTGAGACTAATGGATGAAAAATCACAATCAATTAATGATCAGCAACTCTGTGCTCTTGAGGAGAAGTTTGAG GAGCTGGCTGCAAGTGAAGAACATCAACTCATAGAAAAAGTTGCAGAGCTTATATTAGCTTCCAATACTAAGAAGAAAAGGCTG GTTCAAACAGCAGTCAATGACCTTAGAGAGTGCTCTAATATCAAAACCAGAAATCTAAATGCTGAGTTCTCAGACATACAAGATTGTGCTAATTCTGCCTATGAAGAGTGGACAAACTACATTGAAAGCACAGAAGCCCATCATATCGAGGATTCAACTAGATTGGAATTTTGGAAAAGTAGCCTAGCAGGAAACATCGATTGCTG CTTAACAAAATCAAAGGGGATCGAAGATGGATGGAGAAATGCCCAAGAATCCCTTCATTCCCAAGAAACAAGAACCATCAACTCAATCGATTCTATTGTTAA GAGTGCTATGGAATCTAATGGAAAGATCGGCTCTCAATTTTCCTCCACCGTGACTTCCATACTAGAAGAAACATCTATTTCCAAGAGGAATCTTCTTTTTGTTATGGAAA GTTTGCTGAAACTTGATCATGATGAATGTGAGAAGATCTGTTCACTTATTCATCCTTGTGTTGAGGATATGAAACAGATGAAAGACAGTCATTCATCCGAAGTATCAGAGATAGCGGAAAATGCAGGAAAAGTATTGACAGATGAGTATAAG GTTGATGAACTGTCAAGCTCAACCCTGAGGAGGAAAAGAGTTAACGTGCCAAGTAGGGAATCTATTGAAAATCTCAGAACTCCTTTTCTCGAAGAGTCACTCAAGTCATTTCAAGGCAATGGAATAGCAAACAGAGCTAACAGAAATGTTAATGCAACCAAAGGTGGATGA
- the LOC101248812 gene encoding kinesin-like protein KIN-5D isoform X3, protein MDTPKSNHQRRGSSSPFLMSQTLWSSTEKTCRSGLIRSNDEKGVNVKVVLRCRPPNEDEMKMKGPLVISCDELKQEVTATLNTTTKQINKSFLFDKNGEFHKNAGVIPRAVQEIFDILESQKAEYTMKVAYIEIYNEEITDLLSLDEESKPIDEKQGKPLALMEDGKGAVFIRGLEEVTVSTADEIYKILEKGSANKHTAETLLNKQSNRSHSIFSITLHVKECTQEGLELLKCGKLNLVDLAGSENILRSGAKEGRAREAGEINKSLLTLGRVINALVDHSGHVPYRDSKLTRFLRDSLGGKTKTCIIATVSPSIQCLEETLSTLEYANRAKQIKNRPEVNQKLTKSALIKDLYVEMDCLKQELHATREKNGIYIPQDRYLSEEAAHKAIVEKLKFTELDLESKNKKLIELQDLYDNQQQLTADLTEQLQRTRRELKKAEQAFYDLEAQNRRAKEVIQEKDSLVSDLIKSEKEMTNKALEFRAEVENAESEISSLFAKIEKGNSREERNRILVQSYRSKLTQQLEILKRKTANSVSKQEQQLNVILEDMQSFLATKRRATDELKVQLQKLKDNYNSDIQNLAVPARDLHENSQLALSKVNSAISKHSSAFTDLVGKISADVNAILNGLQGNIRELEVKINAFVRQEQQYQTRRYHEIQVTSEVLLNFFKTLNTCISKLRLMDEKSQSINDQQLCALEEKFEELAASEEHQLIEKVAELILASNTKKKRLVQTAVNDLRECSNIKTRNLNAEFSDIQDCANSAYEEWTNYIESTEAHHIEDSTRLEFWKSSLAGNIDCCLTKSKGIEDGWRNAQESLHSQETRTINSIDSIVKSAMESNGKIGSQFSSTVTSILEETSISKRNLLFVMEIAVGLLKLDHDECEKICSLIHPCVEDMKQMKDSHSSEVSEIAENAGKVLTDEYKVDELSSSTLRRKRVNVPSRESIENLRTPFLEESLKSFQGNGIANRANRNVNATKGG, encoded by the exons AATGGGGAGTTTCACAAGAATGCTGGAGTAATACCTAGAGCAGTCCAAGAGATTTTTGACATTTTGGAGTCTCAAAAGGCTGAGTACACTATGAAAGTTGCATATATAGAAATTTATAATGAGGAGATAACAGATCTTCTTTCCCTGGACGAGGAATCAAAACCGATAGATGAGAAGCAGGGAAAGCCGTTAGCTCTTATGGAGGATGGAAAAGGCGCAGTTTTCATTAGAGGTTTAGAAGAGGTGACAGTATCAACTGCAGatgaaatatacaaaattttggAGAAAGGGTCTGCTAATAAGCATACAGCTGAAACGCTACTTAATAAACAAAGCAATAGGTCTCATTCGATATTTTCCATCACCTTACATGTTAAGGAATGTACTCAAGAGGGACTAGAGCTGTTAAAGTGTGGAAAACTGAATCTTGTTGACCTAGCTGGATCCGAGAACATTTTACGTTCTGGTGCAAAAGAG GGAAGAGCAAGGGAGGCTGGCGAGATAAATAAAAGCTTGCTTACCTTGGGCAGGGTCATCAATGCTTTGGTTGATCACTCTGGACATGTTCCATACAG GGATAGCAAGTTGACAAGGTTTCTGAGGGATTCGTTAGGAGGAAAAACAAAGACATGCATAATTGCCACAGTTTCACCGTCCATCCAGTGCTTGGAAGAGACTCTCAGTACTCTAGAATATGCTAATCGTGCCAAGCAAATTAAAAACAGGCCAGAG GTTAACCAGAAGCTGACAAAATCTGCCCTAATCAAAGATTTGTATGTGGAGATGGACTGCCTAAAGCAAG AATTACATGCAACGAGGGAGAAGAATGGAATCTACATACCTCAAGATCGTTACCTGAGTGAAGAAGCAGCTCATAAG GCGATAGTTGAGAAACTGAAGTTCACAGAACTTGATTTAGAGTCCAAAAATAAG AAACTGATAGAGCTTCAGGATCTTTATGATAATCAGCAACAACTGACAGCAGATTTAACTGAACAACTTCAGAGAACTCGG AGAGAACTAAAGAAAGCAGAACAAGCTTTCTATGATCTAGAAGCTCAAAATAGGCGAGCGAAAGAAGTGATTCAAGAGAAGGATTCTCTAGTATCCGACCTCATTAAATCTG AAAAGGAAATGACTAATAAAGCACTTGAGTTTCGAGCTGAAGTAGAGAATGCAGAATCAGAGATATCCAGCTTGTTCGCCAAAATTG AAAAAGGCAACAGTAGAGAGGAAAGAAACAGAATCCTTGTGCAAAGCTACCGCAGCAAATTAACTCAGCAGCTTGaaattttaaagagaaaaacaGCAAATTCTGTAAGCAAACAAGAGCAGCAATTGAATGTAATATTAGAAGATATGCAATCCTTCTTAGCTACTAAAAGAAGG GCTACAGATGAATTGAAGGTTCAGCTCCAGAAGCTGAAAGACAATTATAACTCCGATATCCAGAATTTAGCTGTTCCAGCCCGAGATCTTCATGAAAATTCTCAGCTAGCTTTAAGCAAAGTGAATTCAGCAATATCAAAGCATTCTTCTGCTTTTACAGAT CTTGTTGGAAAGATTTCCGCTGATGTTAATGCTATACTCAACGGTCTGCAAGGTAATATTCGGGAACTTGAGGTGAAGATAAATGCCTTTGTGCGACAAGAGCAACAG TATCAAACAAGAAGATATCATGAAATTCAAGTTACCTCTGAAGTTCTCCTCAACTTTTTCAAGACCTTGAATACATGTATTTCAAAATTGAGACTAATGGATGAAAAATCACAATCAATTAATGATCAGCAACTCTGTGCTCTTGAGGAGAAGTTTGAG GAGCTGGCTGCAAGTGAAGAACATCAACTCATAGAAAAAGTTGCAGAGCTTATATTAGCTTCCAATACTAAGAAGAAAAGGCTG GTTCAAACAGCAGTCAATGACCTTAGAGAGTGCTCTAATATCAAAACCAGAAATCTAAATGCTGAGTTCTCAGACATACAAGATTGTGCTAATTCTGCCTATGAAGAGTGGACAAACTACATTGAAAGCACAGAAGCCCATCATATCGAGGATTCAACTAGATTGGAATTTTGGAAAAGTAGCCTAGCAGGAAACATCGATTGCTG CTTAACAAAATCAAAGGGGATCGAAGATGGATGGAGAAATGCCCAAGAATCCCTTCATTCCCAAGAAACAAGAACCATCAACTCAATCGATTCTATTGTTAA GAGTGCTATGGAATCTAATGGAAAGATCGGCTCTCAATTTTCCTCCACCGTGACTTCCATACTAGAAGAAACATCTATTTCCAAGAGGAATCTTCTTTTTGTTATGGAAA TTGCTGTAGGTTTGCTGAAACTTGATCATGATGAATGTGAGAAGATCTGTTCACTTATTCATCCTTGTGTTGAGGATATGAAACAGATGAAAGACAGTCATTCATCCGAAGTATCAGAGATAGCGGAAAATGCAGGAAAAGTATTGACAGATGAGTATAAG GTTGATGAACTGTCAAGCTCAACCCTGAGGAGGAAAAGAGTTAACGTGCCAAGTAGGGAATCTATTGAAAATCTCAGAACTCCTTTTCTCGAAGAGTCACTCAAGTCATTTCAAGGCAATGGAATAGCAAACAGAGCTAACAGAAATGTTAATGCAACCAAAGGTGGATGA